A genomic stretch from Mycobacterium malmoense includes:
- the cydB gene encoding cytochrome d ubiquinol oxidase subunit II has product MGLQELWFGIIGMLFLGFFILEGFDFGVGMLMEPFARVGMGEPEPLRRTALNTIGPIWDGNEVWLIVGGAAMFAAFPGWYATVFSTLYLPLLAILFGMILRAVAIEWRGKVDDTKWRGWADFGIAAGSWLPAILWGVAFAILVRGLPVDADGHVHLSITDVLNAYTLLGGLATAGLFLFYGAVFVALKTSGAIRDDAHRFAVWLSLPVTGVVAGFGLWTQLAYGKGWTWAALGVAVVAQLAAVLLVWRRASDGWAFACTATVVAAVVILLFGALYPNLVPSTLNKQWSVTIYNASSTPYTLKVMTWVTAIMAPLTVVYQAWTYWVFRQRISAERIPPPIGLARRAS; this is encoded by the coding sequence GTGGGACTGCAAGAGTTGTGGTTCGGCATCATCGGGATGCTATTCCTCGGTTTCTTCATCCTGGAGGGCTTCGACTTCGGCGTGGGCATGCTGATGGAGCCGTTCGCCCGCGTGGGCATGGGTGAACCGGAACCCCTGCGCCGCACGGCGCTCAACACCATCGGACCGATCTGGGACGGCAACGAGGTGTGGCTGATCGTCGGCGGCGCAGCGATGTTCGCCGCCTTTCCCGGCTGGTACGCCACCGTGTTTTCCACGCTGTATCTGCCGCTGCTGGCGATCCTGTTCGGCATGATCCTGCGTGCCGTGGCGATCGAATGGCGCGGCAAGGTCGATGACACGAAATGGCGCGGCTGGGCCGATTTCGGCATCGCCGCCGGGTCCTGGCTGCCCGCGATCCTGTGGGGTGTAGCGTTCGCGATCCTGGTCCGCGGGCTTCCGGTGGACGCCGATGGCCACGTGCACTTGTCGATCACCGACGTGCTCAACGCCTACACGCTGCTGGGCGGGTTGGCCACCGCCGGGCTGTTTTTGTTCTACGGCGCGGTGTTCGTCGCTTTGAAGACCTCGGGCGCGATCCGCGACGACGCGCACCGATTCGCGGTCTGGTTGTCGCTTCCGGTGACCGGTGTGGTTGCGGGCTTTGGGCTTTGGACGCAATTGGCGTACGGCAAGGGCTGGACCTGGGCGGCGCTCGGCGTCGCGGTGGTCGCGCAGCTGGCCGCGGTGCTGTTGGTGTGGCGGCGCGCGTCCGACGGCTGGGCGTTCGCATGCACCGCGACGGTCGTTGCGGCCGTGGTGATCCTGCTGTTTGGCGCCCTGTATCCGAACCTGGTCCCCTCGACGCTGAACAAGCAATGGAGCGTGACGATCTACAATGCCTCGTCGACCCCCTACACCCTCAAGGTCATGACCTGGGTGACGGCGATCATGGCCCCGCTGACGGTGGTCTACCAGGCGTGGACGTATTGGGTGTTCCGGCAACGGATCTCGGCGGAACGCATACCACCTCCCATCGGCCTGGCGAGGCGCGCGTCCTGA
- a CDS encoding cytochrome ubiquinol oxidase subunit I, producing the protein MNVVDISRWQFGITTVYHFIFVPLTIGLAPLLAVMQTVWVATGNAAWYRLTKFFGKLFLINFAIGVATGIVQEFQFGMNWSEYSRFVGDIFGAPLAMEGLFAFFFESTFIGLWIFGWGRLPKLVHLACIWIVAIGVNVSAFFIIVANSFMQHPVGAHYNPATHRAELDSIGALLSNNTALAAFSHTVIGSLLTAGTFVAAVSAWWLVRSRNAATATPAVESDTRAIFRPATILGCWVVLIAAVGLFFTGDRQGKLMFVQQPMKMASAETLCDTQTDPDFSVLTVGRHNNCDGVKGVIEVPYVLPFLAQGRTSDVTLQGVRNIQQDYEHRFGPNDYRPNLFVTYWSFRAMIGLLAIPVLFALAALWFTRGGRIPDRRWFSWLALVTIPTPFLANISGWVFTEMGRQPWIVAPNPTGDQQVRFTVHEAVSNHAPGMVVTSLVTFTLVYAVLAVVWFWLQRRYIVEGPQEHDAEPVAPRAPGDDEAAPLSFAY; encoded by the coding sequence ATGAATGTCGTCGATATTTCGCGGTGGCAGTTCGGTATCACTACCGTCTACCACTTCATCTTCGTGCCGCTCACGATCGGCCTGGCCCCCCTGCTCGCCGTGATGCAAACGGTATGGGTGGCTACCGGTAATGCCGCGTGGTACCGGCTCACCAAATTCTTCGGCAAGCTGTTCCTGATCAACTTCGCCATCGGCGTGGCCACCGGGATCGTCCAGGAATTCCAGTTCGGCATGAACTGGAGCGAGTATTCCCGGTTCGTCGGTGACATCTTCGGCGCGCCGCTGGCCATGGAAGGCCTGTTCGCGTTCTTCTTCGAATCCACCTTCATCGGCCTGTGGATCTTCGGCTGGGGCCGGCTGCCCAAGCTGGTCCACCTGGCGTGCATCTGGATTGTCGCGATCGGTGTCAACGTGTCCGCGTTCTTCATCATCGTGGCGAACTCGTTCATGCAGCACCCGGTCGGCGCGCACTACAATCCGGCGACGCACCGTGCCGAGTTAGACAGCATCGGCGCGTTGCTGTCCAATAACACTGCGCTAGCGGCGTTTTCGCATACGGTGATCGGGTCGTTGCTGACGGCCGGAACATTCGTCGCCGCCGTCAGCGCGTGGTGGCTGGTGCGTTCGCGCAATGCGGCAACCGCCACCCCCGCCGTGGAATCGGACACCCGCGCCATATTTCGCCCGGCGACGATCCTGGGATGTTGGGTGGTGCTGATCGCCGCGGTCGGTTTGTTCTTCACCGGTGACCGCCAGGGCAAGCTGATGTTCGTTCAGCAACCGATGAAGATGGCGTCGGCCGAAACGCTGTGTGACACCCAAACGGATCCGGACTTTTCCGTCCTGACGGTCGGCCGGCACAACAACTGCGACGGTGTCAAGGGCGTCATCGAGGTGCCCTACGTGCTGCCGTTCCTCGCCCAGGGCCGCACCAGCGACGTCACGTTGCAGGGTGTGCGCAACATCCAGCAGGACTACGAACACCGATTCGGACCAAACGACTACCGGCCCAACCTGTTCGTGACCTACTGGTCGTTCCGCGCGATGATCGGGCTGCTCGCTATTCCGGTGTTGTTCGCGCTGGCGGCGTTGTGGTTCACCCGCGGCGGCCGGATTCCCGATCGGCGATGGTTCTCCTGGCTGGCGCTGGTGACCATTCCCACGCCGTTTCTGGCCAACATCTCCGGCTGGGTGTTCACCGAGATGGGCCGCCAGCCATGGATCGTCGCGCCGAATCCGACCGGCGACCAGCAGGTTCGGTTCACCGTCCACGAAGCCGTCTCCAACCACGCGCCCGGCATGGTCGTCACCTCGCTGGTGACGTTCACCCTCGTCTACGCGGTGCTCGCGGTCGTCTGGTTCTGGTTGCAAAGGCGCTACATCGTCGAAGGGCCGCAGGAACACGACGCGGAACCGGTTGCCCCCCGGGCACCCGGCGACGACGAGGCGGCACCGCTGTCGTTCGCGTACTGA
- a CDS encoding HdeD family acid-resistance protein, translated as MCQTAAMQTTPGTTPVPSLLPHLWKSTLVSGILSLILGILILAWPGISILAAAVAFGVYLLVIGAAQVVFAFSLHVSAGSRVLLFISGAASLILAVLAFRHFGQGYAVLLLAIWIGIGFIFRGVATTISAISDPALPGRGWSIFVGVISLLAGIVVLASPFASIVTLAIVVGVWFIVIGVFEIVSSFGIRKSSKTLDG; from the coding sequence GTGTGTCAGACTGCGGCCATGCAAACCACTCCTGGGACCACCCCTGTTCCAAGCTTGTTGCCGCACTTGTGGAAATCCACGCTGGTATCGGGAATCCTGTCGCTGATCCTCGGCATCCTGATACTGGCGTGGCCGGGAATATCCATCCTGGCTGCCGCCGTCGCGTTCGGCGTTTACCTCCTGGTCATCGGTGCCGCGCAGGTGGTCTTCGCATTCAGCCTGCATGTTTCGGCGGGAAGCCGCGTCCTGCTGTTCATCAGCGGGGCCGCATCACTTATCCTGGCCGTCTTGGCGTTTCGTCATTTCGGTCAGGGATACGCAGTCCTGTTGCTGGCCATCTGGATTGGCATCGGGTTCATCTTCCGCGGCGTCGCCACGACGATTTCCGCCATCAGCGACCCCGCACTGCCCGGACGGGGATGGTCGATTTTCGTCGGCGTGATCAGCCTGCTCGCCGGCATCGTCGTCTTAGCATCGCCGTTCGCGTCGATCGTCACACTGGCGATCGTGGTCGGCGTCTGGTTCATCGTCATCGGGGTGTTCGAAATCGTGTCGTCGTTTGGCATCCGCAAGTCGTCGAAAACGCTCGACGGTTGA
- a CDS encoding adenylate/guanylate cyclase domain-containing protein, which translates to MGSNPTEGTIPDSPPYWVNIQPCGYALNVAAKKCGAPPKRSDGSPGRPDCVAAVRAQTRDRNQHYADSAARRARILTMTAWLAVVVSASFVLVQIVSGSWLWQVSSINVIGAMVFATVPWLQRFGELVAPLTFLGAAYVSIFASCLDVGTGAGAQFFFLVGACIVVLLLGIEHIVLASALAAVAAGLIIAVEFLVPRDTGLQAPWVQSVGFVVTAISSVVMVVVTVWFALRDTARAEAVMEAQYERSETLLANMLPASIAERLKEPDRSVIADKYDVASVLFADIVGFTERASSTAPTDLVRFLDRLYGAFDALADKHGLEKIKVSGDSYMVVSGVPRARTDHAQALADFALDMANVAAGLKDPHGQPVPLRVGMSCGPVVAGVVGSRRFFYDVWGDAVNVASRMEATDSVGRIQVPEAMYGRLKDEFVLQERGHIDVKGKGPMRTWYLIGRKATEESTDVLAEEPRTAHV; encoded by the coding sequence GTGGGTTCGAATCCCACCGAGGGCACCATCCCGGATTCACCGCCGTACTGGGTAAACATCCAGCCCTGCGGTTACGCTTTGAATGTGGCGGCGAAGAAGTGCGGTGCCCCACCGAAGCGGTCGGATGGCTCGCCGGGACGCCCGGATTGTGTGGCGGCGGTGCGGGCCCAGACCCGCGACCGCAATCAGCACTACGCCGACAGCGCCGCGCGCCGGGCGCGGATCCTCACGATGACCGCGTGGTTGGCCGTGGTGGTGAGCGCGAGCTTTGTGCTCGTGCAGATCGTGAGCGGATCGTGGCTGTGGCAGGTCAGCTCGATTAACGTCATCGGCGCGATGGTTTTTGCGACGGTTCCGTGGCTGCAGCGATTCGGGGAATTGGTTGCGCCGCTTACCTTTCTCGGCGCGGCGTACGTCTCGATCTTCGCCAGCTGCCTGGACGTGGGCACCGGCGCGGGGGCTCAGTTCTTCTTTCTGGTGGGCGCCTGCATAGTCGTGCTGTTACTGGGGATCGAACACATCGTTTTGGCGTCCGCGCTGGCGGCCGTCGCCGCCGGCCTGATCATCGCTGTCGAGTTTCTGGTCCCCCGTGACACCGGGCTCCAGGCCCCGTGGGTCCAGTCGGTGGGCTTCGTCGTCACGGCCATTTCCAGCGTCGTGATGGTGGTCGTGACGGTGTGGTTCGCCCTGCGTGACACCGCGCGCGCCGAAGCCGTCATGGAAGCCCAGTACGAGCGCTCCGAGACCCTGCTGGCCAACATGCTGCCGGCCAGCATCGCCGAGCGGCTCAAGGAGCCCGACCGCAGCGTGATCGCAGACAAGTACGACGTCGCCTCGGTTTTGTTCGCCGACATCGTCGGGTTCACCGAACGTGCCAGCAGCACGGCGCCGACCGACCTGGTGCGCTTCCTCGACCGCTTGTACGGCGCTTTCGACGCACTCGCGGACAAGCACGGACTGGAGAAGATCAAAGTCAGCGGCGACTCCTACATGGTGGTCAGCGGGGTTCCGCGGGCGCGGACCGACCATGCCCAGGCTCTCGCGGATTTTGCGCTCGACATGGCCAATGTTGCGGCGGGACTTAAGGATCCGCACGGCCAGCCGGTTCCGCTGCGCGTGGGCATGTCCTGCGGGCCGGTGGTCGCGGGCGTCGTGGGTTCTCGCCGGTTCTTCTACGACGTGTGGGGGGACGCGGTCAATGTCGCGTCCCGGATGGAAGCCACCGACTCGGTGGGACGTATCCAAGTGCCCGAGGCGATGTACGGGCGCCTCAAGGACGAATTCGTGCTGCAGGAGCGCGGCCACATCGATGTCAAGGGCAAGGGCCCCATGCGCACCTGGTATCTGATCGGCCGCAAGGCAACCGAAGAATCCACCGACGTGCTTGCCGAGGAACCGCGTACGGCCCACGTCTGA
- a CDS encoding ANTAR domain-containing response regulator: MTGPTTNADAAVPRRVLIAEDEALIRLDLAEMLREEGYEIVGEAGDGQEAVELAERHKPDLVIMDVKMPRRDGIDAASEIASKRIAPIVVLTAFSQRDLVERARDAGAMAYLVKPFTISDLIPAIELAVSRFGEISALEREVATLSDRLETRKLVERAKGLLQTKQGMTEPEAFKWIQRAAMDRRTTMKRVAEVVLETLGRDD, translated from the coding sequence ATGACAGGCCCCACGACCAACGCCGACGCCGCTGTGCCGCGCCGGGTCCTGATCGCCGAAGACGAAGCGCTCATCCGACTGGACCTGGCCGAGATGCTGCGAGAGGAGGGTTACGAGATCGTCGGCGAGGCCGGCGACGGCCAGGAGGCCGTCGAACTCGCCGAACGCCATAAGCCCGACCTGGTGATCATGGACGTGAAGATGCCGCGCCGCGACGGGATCGACGCGGCGTCGGAGATTGCCAGCAAACGCATCGCGCCGATCGTCGTGCTGACCGCGTTCAGCCAGCGCGACCTGGTCGAACGCGCCCGCGACGCCGGGGCGATGGCCTACCTGGTCAAGCCCTTCACCATCAGCGACCTGATCCCGGCCATCGAGTTGGCCGTCAGCCGGTTCGGCGAGATCTCCGCGCTGGAACGCGAGGTGGCGACGCTGTCCGACCGGCTGGAGACCCGCAAGCTCGTCGAACGCGCCAAAGGCCTGTTGCAGACCAAGCAGGGCATGACCGAGCCCGAGGCGTTCAAGTGGATCCAGCGCGCCGCCATGGACCGGCGGACCACCATGAAACGGGTGGCCGAAGTGGTCCTGGAAACCCTCGGTCGCGACGACTAG
- a CDS encoding lipid-transfer protein, giving the protein MHPWGKWGNDFTEYGVAAARSALREAGLDWRQIQLVAGADTIRNGYPGFVAGATFAQKLGWNGVPVSSSYAACASGSQALQSARAQILAGFCDVALVIGADTTPKGFFAPVGGERRNDPDWQRFHLIGATNPVYFALLARRRMDLYGATLEDFAQVKVKNSRHGLHNPNARFRKETSVEDVLASPMVADPLRLLDICATSDGAAALIVASADFARKHLGSLDGVPSVRAVSTVTPRYPQHLPELPDIATDSTAAVPAPDRVFKDQILDAAYAEAGIGPSDVSLAEVYDLSTALELDWYEHLGLCPKGEAEALLRSGATTIGGKVPVNPSGGLACFGEAIPAQAIAQVCELTWQLRGQATGRQVEDATVGVTANQGLFGHGSSVIVAR; this is encoded by the coding sequence ATGCACCCCTGGGGCAAATGGGGCAACGACTTCACCGAGTACGGCGTGGCCGCGGCCCGGTCCGCCCTGCGGGAAGCCGGCCTGGACTGGCGTCAGATCCAGCTGGTGGCCGGCGCGGACACCATCCGTAACGGCTATCCGGGATTCGTCGCGGGGGCGACGTTCGCGCAGAAGCTCGGCTGGAACGGCGTGCCGGTCAGCTCGAGCTACGCCGCGTGCGCCAGCGGTTCGCAGGCGCTGCAGAGCGCCCGGGCTCAGATCCTGGCCGGTTTCTGCGACGTGGCGCTGGTGATCGGCGCCGACACCACGCCGAAGGGCTTTTTCGCGCCCGTCGGGGGCGAGCGCCGCAACGACCCCGACTGGCAGCGCTTCCACCTCATCGGGGCCACCAACCCGGTGTACTTCGCGCTGCTCGCCCGGCGCCGCATGGACCTCTACGGCGCCACGCTCGAGGATTTCGCGCAGGTGAAGGTCAAGAACTCCCGCCATGGCCTGCACAATCCGAACGCCCGGTTCCGCAAGGAGACCTCCGTCGAGGACGTGCTGGCCAGCCCGATGGTGGCCGACCCGTTGCGGCTGCTGGACATCTGCGCCACCTCCGACGGCGCGGCGGCGCTGATCGTCGCCAGCGCCGACTTCGCCCGTAAGCACCTCGGCTCGCTCGACGGGGTGCCCTCGGTGCGCGCGGTCAGCACCGTGACCCCGCGCTACCCCCAACACCTGCCCGAACTGCCCGACATCGCGACGGACTCCACCGCGGCGGTCCCGGCACCGGATCGGGTATTCAAGGACCAGATCCTGGACGCGGCCTACGCGGAGGCCGGCATCGGGCCCTCAGACGTGAGCCTGGCCGAGGTCTACGACCTGTCCACCGCGCTGGAACTCGACTGGTACGAGCACTTGGGTTTGTGCCCCAAGGGTGAGGCCGAGGCGCTGCTGCGCAGCGGAGCCACCACCATCGGCGGCAAGGTCCCGGTCAACCCGTCGGGCGGGCTGGCTTGTTTCGGCGAGGCGATTCCCGCCCAGGCCATCGCCCAGGTCTGCGAGCTGACCTGGCAACTGCGCGGTCAGGCCACCGGCCGGCAGGTGGAGGACGCCACGGTCGGCGTCACGGCCAACCAGGGCCTGTTCGGGCATGGTTCCTCGGTGATCGTGGCCCGCTAA
- a CDS encoding Zn-ribbon domain-containing OB-fold protein, which yields MPEVIRQEPAIDGWFAADATAEGAGGPYLIGSKCPECGTYVFPPRENNCPNPACASDTLESVALSTRGTLWSYTENRYAPPPPYPAPDPFEPFAVAAVELAKEGLIVLGKVVEGTLAADLKVGMEMELTTMPLFTDDDGVERVVHAWRIAS from the coding sequence GTGCCAGAGGTCATCCGCCAAGAACCGGCGATCGATGGATGGTTCGCCGCCGACGCCACGGCCGAGGGGGCGGGCGGTCCGTATCTGATCGGCAGCAAATGCCCCGAGTGCGGCACCTACGTCTTTCCGCCCCGGGAGAACAACTGCCCCAATCCGGCCTGCGCCAGCGACACGCTGGAGTCGGTGGCGTTGTCGACGCGGGGGACGCTGTGGAGCTACACCGAAAACCGCTACGCGCCGCCGCCGCCCTATCCCGCCCCGGACCCCTTTGAGCCGTTCGCGGTCGCCGCGGTCGAGCTGGCCAAGGAGGGGCTGATCGTCTTGGGCAAGGTGGTGGAAGGCACGCTGGCCGCCGACTTGAAGGTGGGCATGGAGATGGAACTGACCACCATGCCGCTGTTCACCGACGACGACGGCGTCGAGCGTGTCGTGCACGCGTGGAGGATCGCGTCGTGA
- the polA gene encoding DNA polymerase I, translating into MLLDGNALAFRAFYALPAEKFKTRAGLTTNAVYGFTAMLINLLRDESPTHIAAAFDVSRQTFRAERYPEYKANRSSTPPEFLGQIDITKKVLGALGITVLSEPGFEADDLIATLATQAENEGYRVLVVSSDRDSLQLITDDVTVLYPRKGVSELTRFTPDAVVEKYGLTPQQYPDFAALRGDPSDNLPGIPGVGEKTASKLISEYGSLQGLVDNVDSIRGKVGDAVRANLASVVRNRELTDLVRDVPLAQTPDTLRLQPWNREQIHRLFDDLEFRVLRERLFDTLAAAGGRVPEVDEGFDVRGGALEPGTVGKWLAEHAGDGRRVGLAVAGTHLPYGGDATGLALAADGEGGYIDTVTLTPDDDAALAAWLADPAKPKALHEAKLAIHDLAGRGWTLNGITSDTALAAYLVRPGQRSFTLDDLSLRYLHRELRAEKAEQQQLSLLDSTDGVDEQAVQTLILRAQAVVDLADALDVELERIDSTALLAEMELPVQHVLADMESAGIAVDMQQLSELQSQFSDQIRDAAEAAYAVIGKRINLGSPKQLQVVLFDELGMPKTKRTKTGYTTDADALQSLFDKTGHPFLQHLLAHRDVTRSKVTVDGLLNSVAADGRIHTTYNQTIAATGRLSSAEPNLQNIPIRTDAGRQIRDAFVVGNGPDFAYDELMTADYSQIEMRIMAHLSRDEGLIEAFNTGEDLHSFVASRAFGVPIEEVTPELRRRVKAMSYGLAYGLSVYGLAAQLKISTEEARVQMDQYFARFGGVRDYLHAVVEQARKDGYTSTVLGRRRYLAELDSSNRQLREAAERAALNAPIQGSAADIIKVAMIEVDKAIKGAGLASRMLLQVHDELLFEIAPGEREQVEALVREKMGGAYPLDVPLEVSVGYGRTWDTAAH; encoded by the coding sequence ATGTTGCTGGATGGCAATGCGCTGGCGTTTCGGGCGTTCTACGCGCTGCCCGCCGAGAAATTCAAGACCCGCGCCGGCCTGACCACCAACGCGGTGTACGGCTTCACCGCCATGCTGATCAACCTGCTTCGCGACGAGTCCCCGACGCACATCGCCGCGGCGTTCGACGTGTCGCGGCAGACGTTCCGCGCCGAGCGTTACCCGGAGTACAAGGCCAACCGGTCGTCGACGCCCCCCGAGTTCCTCGGTCAAATCGACATCACCAAGAAAGTGCTGGGCGCGCTGGGCATCACGGTGCTTTCGGAGCCCGGATTCGAAGCCGACGACCTGATCGCTACGCTGGCCACCCAGGCCGAAAACGAGGGCTACCGCGTGCTGGTGGTCTCCAGCGACCGTGACTCCCTGCAGCTCATCACCGACGACGTGACGGTGCTGTACCCACGCAAAGGGGTGAGCGAGCTCACCCGCTTCACCCCCGATGCCGTCGTCGAAAAGTATGGGCTGACCCCCCAGCAATACCCCGACTTCGCCGCGCTGCGGGGCGATCCCAGCGACAACCTGCCCGGCATTCCCGGCGTGGGGGAGAAAACCGCCTCGAAGTTGATCTCCGAGTACGGCTCGCTGCAAGGGCTGGTCGACAACGTCGACTCAATCCGAGGCAAGGTGGGTGACGCGGTGCGGGCCAACCTGGCCAGCGTGGTGCGCAACCGCGAACTCACCGACCTGGTTCGCGACGTCCCGCTGGCGCAAACCCCGGACACGCTGCGGCTGCAGCCGTGGAACCGCGAACAGATTCACCGGCTTTTCGACGACCTCGAGTTCCGGGTGTTGCGGGAGCGGTTGTTCGACACGCTGGCCGCCGCTGGTGGGCGTGTACCCGAGGTCGATGAGGGCTTTGACGTGCGCGGCGGCGCGCTGGAGCCCGGCACGGTTGGGAAGTGGCTGGCCGAGCACGCCGGCGACGGGCGTCGGGTAGGCCTGGCCGTCGCGGGCACCCACCTGCCGTACGGTGGGGACGCCACCGGGCTGGCCCTCGCCGCCGACGGCGAGGGCGGCTACATCGACACCGTGACGTTGACCCCCGACGACGATGCCGCACTGGCGGCCTGGCTGGCCGATCCCGCGAAACCCAAGGCGCTGCACGAGGCCAAGTTGGCCATCCACGACCTGGCGGGCCGCGGGTGGACGCTGAACGGCATCACCTCCGACACCGCGCTGGCGGCCTACCTGGTGCGGCCGGGGCAGCGGAGCTTCACCCTCGACGATCTCTCACTGCGCTACCTGCATCGCGAGCTGCGTGCGGAAAAGGCTGAGCAACAGCAGCTTTCGTTGCTCGATAGCACCGACGGAGTGGACGAGCAAGCCGTCCAGACCCTGATACTGCGGGCCCAGGCCGTCGTGGACCTGGCCGATGCGCTGGACGTCGAGCTGGAGCGCATCGACTCCACCGCGCTGTTGGCCGAAATGGAGCTGCCGGTGCAGCACGTGCTGGCGGACATGGAAAGCGCCGGCATCGCCGTCGACATGCAGCAGCTGAGCGAGTTGCAAAGCCAATTCAGCGACCAGATCCGCGACGCCGCCGAGGCCGCCTACGCCGTGATCGGCAAGCGAATCAACCTGGGCTCACCCAAGCAGCTGCAGGTGGTGCTCTTCGACGAACTCGGAATGCCGAAGACCAAGCGGACCAAGACCGGCTACACCACCGACGCCGACGCCCTGCAATCGCTGTTCGACAAGACCGGACACCCGTTTCTGCAGCACCTGCTGGCCCACCGCGACGTCACCCGGTCGAAGGTCACCGTCGACGGGTTACTGAATTCGGTGGCCGCCGACGGCCGGATCCATACCACCTACAACCAGACGATCGCGGCGACCGGCAGGCTGTCGTCCGCCGAACCCAACCTGCAGAACATCCCGATCCGCACCGACGCGGGGCGGCAGATCCGGGACGCGTTCGTGGTCGGCAACGGCCCCGATTTTGCCTACGACGAGCTGATGACCGCCGACTACAGCCAGATCGAGATGCGGATCATGGCGCACCTGTCCCGCGACGAAGGCCTGATCGAAGCTTTCAACACGGGGGAGGACCTGCACTCGTTTGTTGCCTCGCGGGCATTCGGCGTGCCGATCGAGGAGGTCACCCCCGAGTTGCGCCGCCGGGTCAAGGCCATGTCGTACGGGCTGGCCTACGGGCTGAGCGTGTACGGGCTGGCCGCCCAGCTGAAGATCTCCACCGAGGAGGCCAGGGTCCAGATGGACCAGTACTTCGCCCGATTCGGCGGGGTGCGCGACTACCTGCATGCCGTCGTGGAGCAGGCCCGCAAGGACGGCTACACCTCCACGGTGTTGGGCCGCCGCCGCTATCTGGCCGAGCTGGACAGCAGCAATCGTCAGCTACGGGAGGCCGCCGAGCGGGCCGCGCTCAACGCACCCATCCAGGGCAGCGCGGCCGACATCATCAAGGTGGCCATGATCGAGGTCGACAAGGCAATCAAGGGGGCCGGCCTGGCCTCCCGCATGCTGCTGCAGGTGCACGACGAGCTGCTTTTCGAAATCGCGCCCGGTGAGCGGGAACAGGTCGAAGCGCTGGTGCGCGAGAAGATGGGCGGCGCCTACCCGCTCGACGTCCCGCTCGAGGTGTCGGTGGGCTACGGCCGCACCTGGGACACCGCCGCGCATTGA